The following coding sequences lie in one Chryseobacterium culicis genomic window:
- the rpsE gene encoding 30S ribosomal protein S5, whose product MLGLDNIERVKPGGLELKDRLVAVNRVTKVTKGGRAFGFSAIVVVGNEEGIIGFGLGKSKEVASAIAKAVEDAKKNLVKVPVMNHTIPHQTTARYGGADIFLRPASHGTGLIAGGAVRAVLESAGIHDILSKSKGSSNPHNVVKATFKALLDIRRPEEIARMRGVSLSKVFNG is encoded by the coding sequence ATTAAAAGATCGTCTCGTAGCTGTTAACAGAGTAACAAAAGTAACTAAAGGGGGTAGAGCTTTCGGATTTTCTGCTATTGTTGTAGTAGGAAATGAAGAAGGTATTATCGGTTTCGGTTTAGGAAAATCTAAAGAGGTTGCTTCTGCAATTGCTAAAGCAGTTGAAGACGCTAAGAAAAACCTTGTGAAAGTTCCTGTAATGAACCATACTATTCCTCACCAAACTACTGCTAGATACGGTGGTGCAGATATCTTCTTAAGACCTGCTTCTCACGGTACAGGACTTATCGCCGGTGGTGCGGTAAGAGCGGTATTGGAATCAGCTGGTATTCACGATATCCTTTCAAAATCTAAAGGATCTTCTAACCCTCACAACGTGGTGAAAGCTACTTTCAAAGCGTTATTGGATATCAGAAGACCTGAAGAGATCGCTAGAATGAGAGGAGTTTCTCTAAGTAAAGTGTTTAACGGTTAA
- the rpmD gene encoding 50S ribosomal protein L30, whose amino-acid sequence MATIKVKQVRSAIGRTKTQKRTLEALGLKKLHQVVEHEATPSILGMIAAVGHLLEVQK is encoded by the coding sequence ATGGCAACAATTAAAGTAAAGCAAGTAAGAAGCGCTATTGGTAGAACAAAAACCCAAAAGAGAACGCTTGAAGCATTAGGATTAAAAAAACTTCACCAAGTTGTAGAGCACGAAGCTACTCCTTCTATCTTAGGAATGATAGCTGCTGTAGGTCACTTACTAGAAGTTCAAAAATAA
- the rplO gene encoding 50S ribosomal protein L15, translating into MNLNNIQPAAGSTFNSKRIGRGQGTGKGGTSTKGHKGQKARAGYSQKIGFEGGQMPLQRRLPKFGFKNVNRKEFRGVNLDTIQTLIENKSITGEITKEVLVANGIVSKNELVKIMGRGELKSAISISADKFTKSAEELIAKAGGKAITL; encoded by the coding sequence ATGAATTTAAATAACATACAACCTGCTGCAGGATCTACTTTCAACTCAAAAAGAATTGGTAGAGGTCAAGGTACAGGAAAAGGAGGTACTTCAACAAAAGGACACAAAGGTCAGAAAGCTAGAGCTGGTTATTCTCAGAAGATCGGTTTCGAAGGTGGACAGATGCCTTTACAAAGAAGATTACCTAAATTCGGATTCAAAAACGTAAACAGAAAAGAGTTTAGAGGTGTTAACCTTGATACTATCCAAACTTTAATCGAGAACAAATCCATCACTGGAGAGATCACGAAAGAAGTTTTAGTAGCAAACGGGATCGTTTCTAAAAACGAATTAGTGAAAATTATGGGTAGAGGAGAATTGAAATCTGCGATTTCAATCTCTGCTGATAAATTCACGAAATCTGCTGAAGAGCTTATTGCTAAGGCAGGTGGAAAAGCAATTACCTTATAA
- the secY gene encoding preprotein translocase subunit SecY: MKEFIQTLKNIWSLKELRDKILFTLGIILVYRFASYISLPAINLAEVGDLLEHYKNQGGNKQGAGLLGLLSSFTGGAFSHASVMALGIMPYISASIIVQLMGMAIPYLQKLQKDGESGRNTLNQITRWLTIGVCLVQAPSYLTSITQLFLPYAQFQSAYYVEPNSIMFWLPSIVILVAGSVFAMWLGEKITDKGIGNGISILIMVGILSRLPEAFVQEMAVQNGKGGMGSIMILIEVLFWMVVVLLAVILSVAVRKIPIQYVSRAQARGGVNKNLMQGARQWIPLKVNAAGVMPIIFAQALMFVPGLLTKFDESNTFLAGFKNVFSWQYNVLFALLIIIFSFFYTAITIPVNQMADDLKRNGGLVPKVRPGKETADYLDDILSKITLPGAIFLSIFAVLPAIVHGSFVQTDAFALFFGGTSLLIMVGVILDTVQQINTYLLNHHYDGLMQSKLSRTTGY; the protein is encoded by the coding sequence ATGAAAGAATTTATACAAACACTTAAAAATATTTGGAGTCTTAAAGAATTGAGAGATAAAATTCTCTTCACTTTAGGTATTATCCTTGTGTATAGATTCGCATCTTATATCTCACTTCCAGCAATTAACCTTGCAGAAGTGGGAGATCTCTTAGAGCATTATAAAAATCAAGGCGGTAACAAGCAAGGAGCAGGTCTCCTTGGCTTGCTTTCGTCGTTTACGGGGGGAGCTTTCAGCCACGCTTCCGTAATGGCGTTAGGGATCATGCCTTATATTTCTGCTTCTATTATTGTTCAGTTGATGGGGATGGCTATTCCTTATCTTCAGAAGCTTCAGAAAGATGGAGAGTCAGGTAGAAATACATTGAACCAAATTACAAGATGGTTAACGATTGGAGTTTGTCTGGTACAGGCACCTTCTTACTTAACTTCTATTACTCAATTATTCTTACCATATGCTCAGTTCCAGTCTGCATACTATGTAGAGCCAAATTCAATCATGTTCTGGTTACCAAGTATCGTTATTTTGGTTGCCGGTTCAGTATTTGCAATGTGGCTAGGTGAAAAGATTACCGATAAAGGTATCGGAAATGGTATTTCTATCCTTATTATGGTGGGAATCCTTTCAAGATTACCTGAGGCATTCGTACAGGAGATGGCCGTGCAGAACGGTAAAGGAGGAATGGGATCTATCATGATCCTTATTGAAGTATTATTCTGGATGGTGGTAGTTCTTCTCGCAGTAATCTTATCAGTAGCTGTTAGAAAAATTCCAATTCAGTATGTAAGCAGAGCTCAAGCAAGAGGAGGTGTAAACAAAAATCTTATGCAGGGCGCGAGACAATGGATTCCATTGAAAGTAAATGCTGCTGGTGTAATGCCGATTATCTTTGCTCAGGCATTGATGTTCGTACCAGGATTATTAACAAAATTCGATGAGTCTAACACTTTTCTTGCAGGTTTCAAGAATGTTTTTAGCTGGCAGTACAATGTATTGTTTGCGCTATTAATTATTATCTTCTCATTTTTCTATACTGCAATTACAATTCCGGTAAACCAGATGGCTGATGATTTGAAGAGAAATGGAGGTTTAGTACCGAAAGTAAGACCCGGTAAAGAGACAGCAGATTACTTAGATGATATTTTATCAAAAATTACCTTGCCAGGTGCAATTTTTTTATCTATCTTTGCAGTCCTTCCGGCAATTGTGCATGGAAGCTTTGTTCAGACAGATGCGTTTGCCCTATTTTTCGGGGGAACGTCCCTATTAATTATGGTAGGTGTAATTTTAGATACAGTTCAACAGATTAATACTTATCTGCTGAATCATCATTATGATGGTTTAATGCAGTCTAAACTGTCTAGAACGACTGGATATTAA
- the infA gene encoding translation initiation factor IF-1: MAKQKHIEQDGVITEALSNAQFRVELENGHILIAHISGKMRMHYIKLLPGDKVKLEMSPYDLTKGRITFRY; encoded by the coding sequence ATGGCAAAACAAAAACATATTGAACAAGACGGCGTTATAACGGAAGCACTTTCGAACGCTCAGTTCCGTGTAGAACTTGAAAATGGGCATATTCTTATTGCTCATATTTCTGGTAAAATGCGAATGCACTATATTAAACTTTTACCTGGTGATAAGGTAAAACTAGAAATGTCTCCCTATGATTTAACGAAAGGGAGGATCACATTTAGATATTAA
- the rpmJ gene encoding 50S ribosomal protein L36: MKVRASIKKRSADCKIVRRKGVLFVINKKNPKFKQRQG, from the coding sequence ATGAAAGTAAGAGCATCAATTAAAAAAAGAAGCGCTGATTGCAAAATCGTACGCAGAAAAGGTGTACTGTTCGTAATCAACAAGAAGAACCCAAAATTTAAACAAAGACAAGGTTAA
- the rpsM gene encoding 30S ribosomal protein S13 produces the protein MARIAGIDLPKNKRGVIGLTYIYGVGRSTSSEILKAAGISEDKKVNEWNDDELAAIRTYILENVKVEGELRSEVQLNIKRLMDIGCQRGIRHRLGLPLRGQRTKNNSRTRKGKRKTVANKKKASK, from the coding sequence ATGGCGAGAATTGCAGGTATTGATTTACCAAAAAACAAAAGAGGAGTTATCGGTTTAACTTACATCTACGGAGTTGGAAGAAGTACTTCTTCTGAAATCCTTAAAGCTGCCGGTATCAGCGAAGACAAAAAAGTCAACGAATGGAATGACGATGAATTGGCTGCAATCAGAACTTATATCCTAGAAAACGTAAAAGTTGAAGGAGAATTAAGATCTGAAGTGCAATTGAACATCAAGAGATTGATGGACATAGGATGCCAACGAGGAATACGTCACAGACTTGGATTACCTTTAAGAGGCCAGAGAACGAAAAACAACTCTAGAACCCGAAAAGGAAAGAGAAAAACTGTTGCTAACAAGAAAAAAGCTAGTAAATAA
- the rpsK gene encoding 30S ribosomal protein S11, with translation MAKQTKVVKKRKVKVEAIGEAHIQASFNNIIISLTNKNGEVISWASAGKMGFRGSKKNTPFAAQMAAENCSAVAHEAGLRRVKVFVKGPGAGRESAIRSIHNSGIEVSEIVDVTPMPHNGCRPPKRRRV, from the coding sequence ATGGCAAAACAAACTAAAGTAGTTAAGAAAAGAAAAGTAAAAGTTGAAGCTATTGGTGAAGCACATATTCAGGCTTCTTTCAATAACATCATCATTTCTTTAACAAATAAAAACGGAGAGGTTATCTCTTGGGCTTCTGCCGGTAAAATGGGTTTCAGAGGTTCTAAAAAGAATACTCCATTTGCTGCTCAGATGGCAGCTGAAAATTGCTCTGCTGTAGCTCACGAAGCTGGTTTAAGAAGAGTAAAGGTGTTTGTGAAAGGTCCAGGTGCAGGTAGAGAATCTGCAATCAGATCTATCCACAATTCAGGAATTGAAGTTTCAGAAATCGTTGACGTGACTCCTATGCCACACAACGGATGTAGACCACCAAAAAGAAGAAGAGTTTAA
- the rpsD gene encoding 30S ribosomal protein S4, which translates to MARYIGPKTKIARKFGAAIYGDDKNFEKRKNQPPGQHGPNKRRGAKKSEYAVQLAEKQKAKYTYGILERQFANLFEKAHRSKGVTGEVLLQLCESRLDNVVYRLGFAKTRSGARQLVSHRHITVNGEILNIPSYLVKAGDVITVREKSKSLEVVTNALASKSNYEWLQFNDEKKEGTFISAPERIQIPEDIKENLIVELYSK; encoded by the coding sequence ATGGCAAGATATATTGGACCTAAAACTAAGATTGCTAGAAAGTTTGGTGCTGCAATCTACGGAGATGATAAAAACTTCGAAAAGAGAAAAAACCAACCGCCAGGACAACACGGTCCTAACAAAAGAAGAGGTGCTAAAAAATCAGAATACGCAGTTCAGTTGGCTGAAAAACAAAAAGCTAAATATACTTACGGTATCTTAGAAAGACAGTTTGCTAACTTATTTGAAAAAGCACACAGAAGCAAAGGAGTAACAGGTGAAGTGCTATTACAACTTTGTGAATCAAGATTGGATAACGTTGTATACAGATTAGGGTTTGCTAAAACTAGATCTGGTGCAAGACAATTAGTTTCTCACAGACACATCACTGTGAACGGAGAAATTCTTAATATCCCTTCTTACTTGGTAAAAGCTGGTGATGTAATCACTGTAAGAGAAAAGTCTAAGTCTCTTGAAGTTGTTACCAATGCATTGGCTTCTAAGTCAAACTATGAGTGGTTACAATTCAACGATGAGAAGAAAGAAGGTACCTTCATTTCTGCTCCAGAAAGAATCCAAATTCCGGAGGACATTAAGGAGAACCTTATCGTCGAACTTTACTCTAAATAA